A genome region from Acipenser ruthenus chromosome 29, fAciRut3.2 maternal haplotype, whole genome shotgun sequence includes the following:
- the LOC117427699 gene encoding cytochrome c oxidase subunit 4 isoform 2, mitochondrial-like, with translation MSPFSALRVAGLLARRGVAVNISVRAAHGHEISKQEDMSLPMYWDRKDTPLPDIPFQKALTADQQSLKQKELGSWKNLSEEEKIALYRLAFNQTFAEMKKPTQEWKTVVGGVLIFIGLTGLVVWWQRVFVLPPQPHTLKEDWLAAQAKRMIDMRINPVEGFSSSWDYEKNQWKK, from the exons ATGTCTCCATTCTCAGCCTTGCGAGTGGCAGGTCTCCTGGCCAGGCGAGGGGTCGCTGTGAACATCAGTGTGCGGGCTGCTCATGGGCACG AGATTTCCAAACAGGAAGACATGTCTCTGCCAATGTACTGGGACCGCAAGGACACCCCCTTGCCTGACATCCCGTTCCAAAAGGCCCTGACCGCGGACCAGCAGTCCCTCAAGCAGAAAGAGCTGGGCTCCTGGAAGAACCTCTCTGAGGAGGAGAAGATCGCCT TGTACCGCCTGGCATTCAACCAGACTTTTGCAGAGATGAAAAAGCCAACCCAAGAGTGGAAGACTGTGGTGGGAGGCGTGCTGATCTTCATCGGCCTCACCGGGCTGGTGGTGTGGTGGCAGCGGGTCTTCG TGTTGCCGCCCCAGCCGCACACCCTGAAGGAGGATTGGCTCGCAGCACAGGCCAAGAGGATGATTGACATGCGAATCAATCCAGTCGAGGGCTTCTCCTCCAGCTGGGATTACGAGAAGAACCAATGGAAGAAGTAG